From a single Phragmites australis chromosome 7, lpPhrAust1.1, whole genome shotgun sequence genomic region:
- the LOC133924554 gene encoding isocitrate dehydrogenase [NADP], chloroplastic/mitochondrial-like isoform X2, with protein MRHLFLRRRFHSASTMARAPVSCSAAAAKVLLPINPARGRLHSPLARLPVPAGRVFPGVSLRCYAAAAAVAEQHRIKVVNPIVEMDGDEMTRVIWKMIKDKLIFPYLDLDVKYFDLGILNRDATDDKITVESAEATLKYNVAVKCATITPDETRVKEFKLKSMWRSPNGTIRNILNGTVFREPILCKNIPRILSGWKYPICIGRHAFGDQYRATDIVIDGPGKLKMVFVPDGAEPVELDVYDFKGPGVALSMYNVDESIRAFAESSMAMALSKKWPLYLSTKNTILKKYDGRFKDIFEEVYEEKWKEKFEESSIWYEHRLIDDMVAYAVKSDGGYVWACKNYDGDVQSDFLAQGFGSLGLMTSVLLSSDGKTLEAEAAHGTVTRHFRLHQKGQETSTNSIASIFAWTRGLEHRVTREFYLSTEEFIDAVAQQLLGKIQILAAV; from the exons ATGCGCCACCTGTTCCTGCGCCGCCGCTTCCACTCCGCCTCCACCATGGCTCGGGCTCCCGTCTcctgctccgccgccgcggccaaAGTCCTCCTTCCCATAAACCCCGCCCGCGGCCGCCTCCACTCCCCGCTCGCCCGCCTCCCTGTCCCGGCTGGGCGGGTGTTCCCGGGCGTCTCGCTCCGCTGctacgccgccgcggccgcggtggCCGAGCAGCACCGCATCAAGGTCGTAAACCCCATCGTCGAGATGGACG GCGATGAGATGACGCGGGTCATATGGAAGATGATAAAGGATAAG CTCATCTTCCCGTACCTGGACCTGGACGTGAAGTACTTTGATCTCGGAATCCTCAACCGGGACGCCACAGATGATAAGATCACTGTCGAGAGTGCCGAGGCTACATTGAA GTATAATGTCGCTGTTAAGTGTGCCACAATTACCCCTG ATGAAACAAGAGTCAAAGAATTTAAACTGAAGTCTATGTGGAGAAGCCCAAATGGCACTATCAGGAATATTCTGAATG GGACTGTTTTCCGCGAGCCCATCTTGTGTAAAAATATCCCTCGCATACTTTCTG gttGGAAGTATCCCATTTGCATAGGAAGGCATGCATTTGGAGACCAGTATCGAGCTACCGATATAGTTATCGATGGTCCGGGAAAGCTTAAGATGGTTTTTG TGCCTGATGGAGCTGAGCCGGTAGAGCTGGATGTTTATGATTTTAAAGGTCCAGGAGTAGCGTTATCAATGTACAATGTGGACGAG TCTATTCGGGCTTTTGCCGAGTCATCGATGGCCATGGCATTATCCAAAAAATGGCCTCTTTATCTCAGCACCAAGAATACAATACTTAAAAAGTATGATGGCAG GTTCAAAGACATATTTGAGGAGGTATATGAGGAGAAATGGAAGGAGAAGTTTGAGGAAAGCTCAATATG GTATGAGCACCGGTTGATTGATGATATGGTGGCATACGCTGTGAAAAGCGATGGTGGATATGTCTGGGCGTGCAAAAACTATGATGGAGACGTTCAGAGTGATTTTCTTGCCCAAG GTTTTGGTTCCCTGGGTTTGATGACATCTGTTCTG TTGTCCTCTGATGGGAAAACATTAGAGGCTGAAGCTGCTCATGGGACTGTCACTAGACATTTCAGGCTACATCAGAAGGGACAGGAGACGAGTACCAATAGTATTGCCTCCATATTTGCTTGGACTCGTGGACTTGAACACAG GGTCACAAGGGAGTTTTACCTGAGCACCGAGGAGTTCATTGATGCTGTCGCTCAGCAACTGCTAGGAAAGATTCAAATACTAGCCGCTGTGTAA
- the LOC133924554 gene encoding isocitrate dehydrogenase [NADP]-like isoform X1, with protein sequence MRHLFLRRRFHSASTMARAPVSCSAAAAKVLLPINPARGRLHSPLARLPVPAGRVFPGVSLRCYAAAAAVAEQHRIKVVNPIVEMDGDEMTRVIWKMIKDKLIFPYLDLDVKYFDLGILNRDATDDKITVESAEATLKYNVAVKCATITPDETRVKEFKLKSMWRSPNGTIRNILNGTVFREPILCKNIPRILSGWKYPICIGRHAFGDQYRATDIVIDGPGKLKMVFVPDGAEPVELDVYDFKGPGVALSMYNVDESIRAFAESSMAMALSKKWPLYLSTKNTILKKYDGRFKDIFEEVYEEKWKEKFEESSIWYEHRLIDDMVAYAVKSDGGYVWACKNYDGDVQSDFLAQGFGSLGLMTSVLLSSDGKTLEAEAAHGTVTRHFRLHQKGQETSTNSIASIFAWTRGLEHRAKLDKNDRLLDFTRKLESACIETVESGKMTKDLALLIYGPKVTREFYLSTEEFIDAVAQQLLGKIQILAAV encoded by the exons ATGCGCCACCTGTTCCTGCGCCGCCGCTTCCACTCCGCCTCCACCATGGCTCGGGCTCCCGTCTcctgctccgccgccgcggccaaAGTCCTCCTTCCCATAAACCCCGCCCGCGGCCGCCTCCACTCCCCGCTCGCCCGCCTCCCTGTCCCGGCTGGGCGGGTGTTCCCGGGCGTCTCGCTCCGCTGctacgccgccgcggccgcggtggCCGAGCAGCACCGCATCAAGGTCGTAAACCCCATCGTCGAGATGGACG GCGATGAGATGACGCGGGTCATATGGAAGATGATAAAGGATAAG CTCATCTTCCCGTACCTGGACCTGGACGTGAAGTACTTTGATCTCGGAATCCTCAACCGGGACGCCACAGATGATAAGATCACTGTCGAGAGTGCCGAGGCTACATTGAA GTATAATGTCGCTGTTAAGTGTGCCACAATTACCCCTG ATGAAACAAGAGTCAAAGAATTTAAACTGAAGTCTATGTGGAGAAGCCCAAATGGCACTATCAGGAATATTCTGAATG GGACTGTTTTCCGCGAGCCCATCTTGTGTAAAAATATCCCTCGCATACTTTCTG gttGGAAGTATCCCATTTGCATAGGAAGGCATGCATTTGGAGACCAGTATCGAGCTACCGATATAGTTATCGATGGTCCGGGAAAGCTTAAGATGGTTTTTG TGCCTGATGGAGCTGAGCCGGTAGAGCTGGATGTTTATGATTTTAAAGGTCCAGGAGTAGCGTTATCAATGTACAATGTGGACGAG TCTATTCGGGCTTTTGCCGAGTCATCGATGGCCATGGCATTATCCAAAAAATGGCCTCTTTATCTCAGCACCAAGAATACAATACTTAAAAAGTATGATGGCAG GTTCAAAGACATATTTGAGGAGGTATATGAGGAGAAATGGAAGGAGAAGTTTGAGGAAAGCTCAATATG GTATGAGCACCGGTTGATTGATGATATGGTGGCATACGCTGTGAAAAGCGATGGTGGATATGTCTGGGCGTGCAAAAACTATGATGGAGACGTTCAGAGTGATTTTCTTGCCCAAG GTTTTGGTTCCCTGGGTTTGATGACATCTGTTCTG TTGTCCTCTGATGGGAAAACATTAGAGGCTGAAGCTGCTCATGGGACTGTCACTAGACATTTCAGGCTACATCAGAAGGGACAGGAGACGAGTACCAATAGTATTGCCTCCATATTTGCTTGGACTCGTGGACTTGAACACAG AGCAAAGCTGGATAAAAATGATAGACTGCTGGATTTCACAAGGAAACTTGAATCTGCATGCATTGAAACAGTAGAATCAGGGAAAATGACAAAGGATCTTGCACTTCTCATCTATGGCCCCAA GGTCACAAGGGAGTTTTACCTGAGCACCGAGGAGTTCATTGATGCTGTCGCTCAGCAACTGCTAGGAAAGATTCAAATACTAGCCGCTGTGTAA